The window TCTACTCCAACTTTCCGACCAAGGATGCGATCTTTCTCGAAGTGCTCGAAGGAATCGGCACCGACGGCATGGAAGCGCTGATGTCCTCGCTCAAGGCCGACCCTTCGCGCGAGGCGGTGATCGCCACGCTGTGCAATTGGGCGAATTATTGTTCGGGGTCGGGAAGCTGGGTGCTGACGATCCTCGAACACGTCCGCAGCACGACGCCGGACTCGCCCGCGCTCGTCCGGCAGCGCGACATTCTGACGGCCAACTGGCGCCAGCTCGCGGGATGGCTGAAGGAACGCTTTCCCGAAATAGACCTGCCCGAGCTGACGCTCGGCGCGTTGCTGTTCGAGATCGCCTATGCGCCTGCGCTGACTTTCGTGAAGGAGCCCACCACAGGCGAGCTCATGCGCGTCGTGCTGGAACGCGTGCTGCCGGCAAAAGTACCGGCTATAACTTGAGAATAGGTCTCATTAGTTTATCTGAGATATATCTTTAGACTTGAAATCGGTCATACCCGGCAGTATCTGCGTGTTCGACACAAGCACTCGGAAAAACAGCAGGAAGACAGGCATGACCCACACGCTCGAACGCGTCCGCCACGAACTCAAGCGCCGCGCGGTCACCGTCCGCTCGGTCGAGCAGGTCACGCCTGCGATGGTCCGCATCACGCTGGAAGGCGAAGACCTTGCCGATTTCGTCAGCCTGGGTGCAGACGATCACATCAAGGTCTTCGTCCCCGGCTCGGGCGAGATGCGGGACTATACCCCGCGCCGCTACGACAATGCCGATCGCTCGCTGGTCATCGATTTTGCCATGCATGGTGGGCAGGATCACGCCGGTCCCGCCACCGCATGGGCGCGCGATGCCAGGCCGGGCGACGAAATCCGCATCGGCGGCCCCAAGGGCTCGATGGTCGTCTCGCCGACCTTCGACTGGTATCTGCTGATCGGCGACGAGACCGCCCTTCCCGCCATCGGCCGCCGCCTTGAGGAACTTCCCGCAGGCGCCAAGGTCATCACCGTCGCCGCCGTCACCGGCCCCGAGGAAGAGCAGACCTTCACCACCGCCGCCGATCACACCGCGATCTGGATCCACCGTCCCGAAAGCGCCAACGACGATCCGGCCCCGGTGATGGCCGTGCTCGAAACGCTGAGCGTTCCCGAAGGCGACGGCTTCGTGTGGATCGGCACCGAGGCCCGCGTGATGCGCGCTGCCAAAGCCCATGTCATCGACACGATGAAGCACAACACCAGCTGGCTCAAGGCTTCGGGCTACTGGATCAAGGGTCAGGCCGACTCCAGCGAGAAGTGATCGCGCAGAGCCTTTGAAGCCTCACGAAAAAAGGGCGCGGCCTTGCGCGCGCGCCCTTTTTTGCATTCGGAACCATCTGTTACTGCGCGGGAGCCGCCTGCGGCTTTGCCTGCGTTTGGGCCGGATCGCTCCAGCCAAGGCCCAGTGCCTTCTGCACCGCGATATAGTCGATCGTCAGCTGCGCGCGCGTCTGCGCCACGCTGATCTGCGCGGAAAGCTGCTGGCGTTCGATGTCGAGTTGGTCGATCAGCGTGCTGGTGCCCGCGCGATAGCGCTGCCCGTTGAGCGAGGCGGCATTGTCCGCGCTCTGCTCGGAACGGACGAGGCCCGCCAGCTGGCGACGGGTCGAGCCGAACCGGGCCAGACTGTCCTCGGCATCCTGCAGGGCTTCGAGCACCTTCTGGCGATACTGCGCAGTGGCCTGATCGCGCTGCGCTTCCGACTGGCGGATCGCCGCCGCGTTGCGCCCGAAGTCAAGAAACGACCAGTTGATCATCGGGGCCAGCAGTGTGACGAGATTGTCGGGATCGACGACGTCGCCGGGCTTGGTGCCACCCATGCCAAGGATACCGTAGAAGCTGACGCCGGGCAGCGCCTTGGCCTTGTTCACGCCGATCTGCGCAGTGCTCGCCGCCAGCGCCCGCTCGGCCGAGCGGATGTCCGGACGATGGGCTATCAGCGCGGCAGGATCGCCGATTGGCACCGAGGCCGGCGGCAGCGGCACGGGGGCCTCGGTCGCAAGCGCTGCATCGAGCGCGCCGGGGACGCGCCCCGTCAGCACCGCCAGTGCATCCTTGTACATCGCGATCTGCGCATCGAGCGGCACGATCTGCGCGTTGGTATTCTCCAACTGCACCTGCAGCCGCTCGACATCGAGCTTCGAGGCCGTACCGGCGGCATAGCGCTGCTTTGTCAGGTCCAGCGACTGTGCCTGCAACCGGGCGGAATCGCGGTTGAGCTTCGCGCGGTTTTCAACATCGCGAAGGTTCACATAAGTCTGCGCGACCTGTGCGGTCAGCGAAACCTGCGCGTCGGCAAGGTCGGCATAGCGCTCCTCCACCGTCGCGCGGGCGGCTTCCACGCCGCGCCGCTTGCCGCCGAACAGGTCCGGCTCCCACGAAGCAGTCGCGCCGACGTTGTAGAAGTCCACCGCGCCCCGATCGCTGCCCGAACTACCGCTTCCCGAACCCGAACTGTCGTCCGACGAACTGCCCAGCAGCGAACTGGCGCTGTTGGGCAGAATCGCGTGAAGGTACGAGCCGCTGGCGCTGACGCTGGGTAGGAGGTTCGCCTTGCCCTGATCGAGCTTGCCGCGCGCCTCGGCAATCCGCGCCTGTGCCAGATCGATCGAGGGGCTGTTCTTCAGCGCATCGTCGACCAGCGCGTTCAGCGTCGGATCGTTCAGCGTCTCCCACCAGCGGGCAAGGCCCGGCGCGGTGGAGATCGCCGGATCGTCGGCGCGCACGAAGGCGCCCCGCGCGGCCGCGGCCGAGGCGACCTTGGGCGGCCCGGCATAGTTCGGGCCGACGGTGCAGCCCGAGGCGAGCAGCGTGCCTGCCAGAAGTGTCCCGGCCATCAGCGGTGCGGAGAGAGGAGAAGTTTTACGCATCAGTGCATCGCCGCCTTGGGGGCGTCCTTGGCCAGAGGTCTCAACAGCAGGATCAGCGGCATGACGCCCATCGTCACGGCGCTCATCGCGAAGAAAATATCGTTGTAGGTCATCGTCAGCGCCTGCTGCTGGATCTGGTTGCCGATCATGCGGATCGCGCCCATGTCTCCGCCGTAACTTTGCGAGAGGGTGTGGACGTAGTCCTGCACGGCGGTCGTGTTGGCGTTCAGCGTTTCTTCCAGACGGCGCGAGTGGAACCACATGCGGTCCTGCTGGAGGATCGAGATGCCCGCCAGCACGAAGCTGCCGCCAAGGTTGCGCGCGGCGTTGAACAGGCCCGAGGCATCGCCTGCGTCTTCCGGCGGGACCGACTGCACGCAGGCCTGGCTGAGGAACAGCATGCCCAGAATCGTGCCGACCCCGCGCATCAGCTGCGAATCGATGAAATCGCCGCCGACCGATTCGATGGTGAGGTTCGTCTCCATCCACGCCGAAAGCGCCAGCGTCGCCATGCCGAAGCCCACCGCGAGGCGGATGTCGATCACCCGCACGAGGCGCGGCAGGAACGGCATCAGCATGATCGAGGGAATGCCCGAAAGCATCACGATCTGGCCCGATTGCAGCGCGTTGTAGTCCGCGATCGAGGAAAGGAACTGCGGGATCGCATAGGACGTGCCGTAAAGCACCATGCCCAGCGCCATCGCCATCACGATGATCGAGGCGAACTGCCGGTTGAGCAGCAGCCGCAGCTTGATGACCGGGCGTCTGGCGAACCATTGCCCCAGAAACAGCAGAATGAACCCGAAGACTGAAATGCCCGCCATCCAGCGGATCATCTCGGAGGAAAACCACTCCTCGCGCGCGCCTTCCTCAAGGAATACCGTCAGCCCGCCCATGCCGAGCGTCAGCCCGGCGATGCCCAGCCAGTCCGCCTCGCCGATCAGGTGCAGGTTGCTCTTCTGCGCAGGCAGACCGATCAGCAGCAGCGTGATGAGCACGGCGGATACCGGCACGTTGAGGAAGAAGGCATAGTGCCACGAGATGTTCTCGGTCAGCCAGCCGCCCACCACCGGGCCGACGATCGGCCCGAGAATGGCAACGACGCCGAACACCGAGGTGCCGATCGGCTGCTGATGGCGCGGCAGGCGCTGGGCGATGATCGTCTGCGCGGTGGGGATCAGCGCACCGCCGGTGATGCCCT of the Novosphingobium sp. 9 genome contains:
- a CDS encoding TetR/AcrR family transcriptional regulator, with translation MPRLTRSESQAITRVKLLQAARELFRRDGYAITSVDRIAAHAGFSKGAVYSNFPTKDAIFLEVLEGIGTDGMEALMSSLKADPSREAVIATLCNWANYCSGSGSWVLTILEHVRSTTPDSPALVRQRDILTANWRQLAGWLKERFPEIDLPELTLGALLFEIAYAPALTFVKEPTTGELMRVVLERVLPAKVPAIT
- a CDS encoding efflux transporter outer membrane subunit, producing MRKTSPLSAPLMAGTLLAGTLLASGCTVGPNYAGPPKVASAAAARGAFVRADDPAISTAPGLARWWETLNDPTLNALVDDALKNSPSIDLAQARIAEARGKLDQGKANLLPSVSASGSYLHAILPNSASSLLGSSSDDSSGSGSGSSGSDRGAVDFYNVGATASWEPDLFGGKRRGVEAARATVEERYADLADAQVSLTAQVAQTYVNLRDVENRAKLNRDSARLQAQSLDLTKQRYAAGTASKLDVERLQVQLENTNAQIVPLDAQIAMYKDALAVLTGRVPGALDAALATEAPVPLPPASVPIGDPAALIAHRPDIRSAERALAASTAQIGVNKAKALPGVSFYGILGMGGTKPGDVVDPDNLVTLLAPMINWSFLDFGRNAAAIRQSEAQRDQATAQYRQKVLEALQDAEDSLARFGSTRRQLAGLVRSEQSADNAASLNGQRYRAGTSTLIDQLDIERQQLSAQISVAQTRAQLTIDYIAVQKALGLGWSDPAQTQAKPQAAPAQ
- a CDS encoding siderophore-interacting protein, which codes for MTHTLERVRHELKRRAVTVRSVEQVTPAMVRITLEGEDLADFVSLGADDHIKVFVPGSGEMRDYTPRRYDNADRSLVIDFAMHGGQDHAGPATAWARDARPGDEIRIGGPKGSMVVSPTFDWYLLIGDETALPAIGRRLEELPAGAKVITVAAVTGPEEEQTFTTAADHTAIWIHRPESANDDPAPVMAVLETLSVPEGDGFVWIGTEARVMRAAKAHVIDTMKHNTSWLKASGYWIKGQADSSEK